The Mesorhizobium sp. INR15 region CTTCGGAATGCAGGCTCCAATGTTGGGGAGAGGCCCACCCCCACCTCTGTCGCGGCAACTGCAAAACCAAGCAAGCCGCCTCTTCTTGTAAGCGATCTCCTTGCTGGCGGCTTTGAACACGTCGGCAGTTGGATACTTTCGGCAGAGCAGCGGTTAGTCATCGACCGAGAGCTGCCCAAGTCGGTCGGTGTGTATGCCTTCGCGAAGGGTGATGTCGTCTTATATGTCGGCGTAGCAACCATGGGGCTCGCCAAGCGCCTCTATTTCTATGGTCGGCCGGGTGTCTCCCAGCGAACAAGCCTTCGCATCAACGCGATCATCATCGACGAATTGGCGAAGCACCCCAAGATTGATGTCTACGCCGCGTTTCCACCAGATCTCGAATGGAACGGCCTGCCGGTTCACGGAAGCGCTGGGCTGGAACTCGGCATCATCAAGAAGTATGACCTGCCGTGGAACATGCGCAGCGCCTCATGAGCCGGAATGTCTGAGGACGCATTCGCCGCGCGTCTACGGAGGCGAAATACGGAACGGCTTTATCGGCGTCCACATCTCAACTGTGTCAGAAGGCTCGTTTCCCTTCTCCCCGGGCGACCATACCATCAAGTTGGGACCACTTGTGCGTTCCAAACCGAGGAATGGAGCGGTTTTTCGCCAGAACTCCTCGGTCAATGTGAAGCGTAGGTTTCCCAGTTCTGACGCCGGACCGGTGAAAGTTGTCACCAGATAGGTTTGAGCTGGGACAATCACGGTGTCCAGTGGCTGCAGCACATCGCCGGGATCGTCGATGAAGAAGCCGGGCATGAACAGGAACGGGCCGTCCGTATCCGTGGCGGGCGGCGGCTGCGTCGCAAAGCAAACAGCGACCAGTCTGCGGTGGTCTGCGGCCATGGTGTTAGGCATACCGAAGAGCTTTTCAAAGGCCTCGTCGATTGGGTCCTTGCCACTCATGATCGCGGCGCTTCGCGACGCTGCGAGCGAGGCCGCAAAGCCATCCACGCGGCGTTGCCCCATTCCTTCAATCCGCATTGGCAGCTTGGTGATATCGATCAGCCGAAAGAGAGACTTTTGTTCGTCGCCATGGGCGTCCGGGCACATGAAGAACGGGCCGGAATACGCTTGGTTGTCGGCAAAGGCCGACGTGGCGGGGACCAATATCCACAACAATGTTAACAGCGCGAAGTTTCTCATGACCGTCCTCCCTAGAGCCTTGGTATAGACTCTAGCGCGGCGTCTTTATAGATATTACAGCGCTCTCAAAACGGAGTTTAAAGCGACGGCTCGGTCGCAAACAAGGACACTTGGAGCGGTTGCATTTGCTTAGGCCCCGGCAAACAATCTCAACTGCCCTTGGCGATTTTCTCAGAATGGCGGATCTAGGAAAGCAGGAAAGACGGCCGCAACCTAATTGCGTAGATTGTGTATTGGCCAGTTCCGAAGCTTATCCATATTTTCAACGAGCCTGCTCAACACCTTGTCCCCGCGTAGCTCTTCGAAATTTAACGACCTGTGGTCATTTTCCTTGGCGTCTTCGCCGGTGTTGGTAGTGAATCCCGTTTCAACCAACAGCGAATCAAGTTGCTTGAAATCGGCCTCGACTATGATCCGCTTGAACATGCCGGGAGGTAACAGTGCACCTACGTGAAGCAAGACGAACGCGTGGCGTACCGATCTGTCGGAACGCAGCAATAGTTGCTAGAAGAACCTTGACCGATCACGACGACTGGGACTAACGGCGGCTCCGCGTGTTAGGTCCGCAGTGGCAGATTTTCAGTCGAAGAATGATTAGCGAATATCGGAAAACCATGGACTCCGCACTATTCGCTAATTGGAACATCGAACGACAACCCTCGTCGAAGCGCCAAGCTCGGACGATGATTGAGCGCGTTGCCGCACATTCACCAGATGTGGTTTGTCTCACCGAGGCGTTTGAAGGGTCAACTGCGGACCTTGGCGGCTTTGAAATAGCCGCCAAGGGCGTATCTTGGTCAAACGAGGCTGCGAAAGAACGAAAAGTGGTCCTGTGGAGTCGGGAGCCTTGGAGTGATATCGACTCGATAGGCAATCGGGAGCTCCGAAGCGGTGGCTTTATGGCCGGAACGACCAGAACGCGCTTGGGAGAAATTAGGGTAGTCGGCGTTTGCGTTCCATACCATATGGCTTCGCCTATGGGCGTCGCGCCAAGATCCCCTGCATGGTCTCAGCAGGTATCGTTCTTGAATGGCCTGAAGCAGGTTGTTGCCTCAAGAAACTCTGAGCTGCCTATTGTGGTGATTGGTGACTACAATCAATTTGTGCCCAGGATATGGGGATCGAAAGCGGCCAGCCTCGCCCTTTTGGAAGCACTTGATGGGCTATCTGTCTGTACGGGCGGTCAACTCCAAATAGTAGACCGTCCGGCAATTGACCACGTCGCTTTGAGCCCCGAACTTCAGTCTTTGTCGGTCCAAGGAATCGATGAGCACGATACTGAAGGCAGGAAATTGAGCGATCATTTCGGAGTGGCAGTCAGGATTGCGCTGCGGAGCGCCTCTGCCGGCCTCACAGGTGCGTAAGAGGCGTTTGTCAAATATCGCAACAATGATTCGACATGTTTTGATGAGTGGCGTTATTCTCGGGCCTGGGGTTGTCTGGGGTCATGTCGCGCGTCTTTCCCGTTTGCTTCGGATTGTGTGTTATATGGGCGCTGCTGAGTGCTCCCGCAGCGCATGCCGGGCTGCAATTCGAGGCGAGGCAAACTGACGGCGGACTCCACTACATTTTTGTAACGGGTGACCTGCCACTGAGAATTTCCTCCATCTGAGATTAGAGTCCGGCCCTTGATCGAAGGACGGACTGATGAAGAGAAAGCGGTTTACGGAAGAGCAGATCATTGCGGTTCTTCGCGAGCACGAGGCGGGTGCGAAGGCGGGCGATCTTGCCCGCAAGCACGGGGTCTCTGAGGCGACGCTGTATAACTGGAAGGCCAAGTATGGCGGGATGGACGTCTCGGACGCCAAGCGGCTGAAGGCTCTGGAAGACGAGAACGCCAAGCTGAAGAAGCTGCTCGCCGACCAGATGCTGGAAGCCTCGGCATTGCGCGAGCTTCTGTCAAAAAAATGGTAGGGCCCGCCGCCAAGCGCGAAGCCGTCGCGCATCTGCAGGCCGTCATGGGCTTGTCGGAGCGTCGGGCCTGTTCCTTCGTCGGCGCCGATCGCAAGATGATCCGCTACCGGTCAAGGCGACCGCCAGAGACGGAGCTGCGTGGCAGGTTGCGCGACCTCGCCAACGAGCGCCGACGCTTTGGCTACCGGCGGCTGTTCATCCTGCTCAGGCGCGAGGGCGAGGCATCTGGGGTCAACCGTATCTACCGTCTCTATCGCGAGGAAGGTCTGACGGTGCGCAAGCGCCGGGCAAGACGGCGAGCAGTCGGCACGCGGGCGCCGATCCTGGTCGAGGCAAAGCCGAACGCGCGCTGGTCG contains the following coding sequences:
- a CDS encoding GyrI-like domain-containing protein, yielding MRNFALLTLLWILVPATSAFADNQAYSGPFFMCPDAHGDEQKSLFRLIDITKLPMRIEGMGQRRVDGFAASLAASRSAAIMSGKDPIDEAFEKLFGMPNTMAADHRRLVAVCFATQPPPATDTDGPFLFMPGFFIDDPGDVLQPLDTVIVPAQTYLVTTFTGPASELGNLRFTLTEEFWRKTAPFLGLERTSGPNLMVWSPGEKGNEPSDTVEMWTPIKPFRISPP
- a CDS encoding GIY-YIG nuclease family protein; this translates as MAKSGMSTAEIARALGIRYQFAYGVLRNAGSNVGERPTPTSVAATAKPSKPPLLVSDLLAGGFEHVGSWILSAEQRLVIDRELPKSVGVYAFAKGDVVLYVGVATMGLAKRLYFYGRPGVSQRTSLRINAIIIDELAKHPKIDVYAAFPPDLEWNGLPVHGSAGLELGIIKKYDLPWNMRSAS
- a CDS encoding transposase, producing the protein MKRKRFTEEQIIAVLREHEAGAKAGDLARKHGVSEATLYNWKAKYGGMDVSDAKRLKALEDENAKLKKLLADQMLEASALRELLSKKW
- a CDS encoding endonuclease/exonuclease/phosphatase family protein is translated as MISEYRKTMDSALFANWNIERQPSSKRQARTMIERVAAHSPDVVCLTEAFEGSTADLGGFEIAAKGVSWSNEAAKERKVVLWSREPWSDIDSIGNRELRSGGFMAGTTRTRLGEIRVVGVCVPYHMASPMGVAPRSPAWSQQVSFLNGLKQVVASRNSELPIVVIGDYNQFVPRIWGSKAASLALLEALDGLSVCTGGQLQIVDRPAIDHVALSPELQSLSVQGIDEHDTEGRKLSDHFGVAVRIALRSASAGLTGA